The DNA segment CTCATCATCTGTACACAGCTGATCGCCATGCAATAACAACGTCCTTTCACCCGCTATTTCACAATAGTAGATCGGAGGTAACAGTGTCATGCCACATTCCCGGGCAAAGCGTTTGCCAATCATAAAATCACGGTTGCCATGAGAATAGAATAATCGGCAGCCCTGCTCAGAAAGTGTTTTTAACGCCAAGGTAATTTGTTGTTGCAGCGGTGATTGCTCATCGTCACCGATCCAGAATTCGAACAGATCGCCGAGAATATACAACTCATCAGCCTGCGTAGCTTTGGTGGCTAAAAAATGAATAAAGGCGTTAGTCAGGTCAGGGCGGGCTTCACTGAGATGCAGGTCAGCAATAAAAAGTTTTGTCATGAGAGTTCATTAAAAGAGCCATACCGCAGTAATACGGTATGGCAGACTGATTATTCAGCGATAGTCACGTTTTCGATAACCACGTCTTCTTTCGGTACATCCTGATGCATACCGTAACGGCCGGTTTTCACTGATTTGATCTTGTTGACGATATCCATGCCGTCAGTAACCTGAGCAAACACACAGTAGCCCCAGCCAGAGATTGATTCCGATTTAAAATCCAGGAAGGTATTGTCTGCTACGTTGATAAAGAATTGTGCAGAGGCAGAATGTGGTTCCTGAGTACGCGCCATAGCGATAGTGCCAATTTTGTTAGACAGACCGTTATTAGCTTCGTTCTTGATCGAAGCGCGGGTGTCTTTTTCTTCAAAACCTGACGCATAACCGCCACCCTGGATCATGAAACCATCGATAACACGGTGGAAAATAGTGCCGTTGTAATGACCATCACGGCAGTATTGCAGGAAGTTTGCTGCAGTTACTGGTGCTTTGTCATGGAACAGTTCCAGAGTGATATCGCCAAAATTAGTGTGCAGGGTAATAGACATGAGCTCGCCTCTTGAGAATTTGTCTGTTGATTCTAGCGTATGCGGCGGTGACACAAAAGCAACATGTTAAATCTCAGTTATTACATCGCCAGGCCTTTTGTTACTAACATCATGCAAAGTGAAAGGAAACCAAAGGTGCAATCTGTAGCTCACTTCTTTAGAATGTTGCCATTATTATTCGATACGGTGACATTATGCTGAAGATATACAACACCCTGACGCGCCAGAAAGAAGAATTTAAGCCAATCCAGCCCGGCAAAGTGGGCATGTACGTCTGTGGTGTCACTATCTACGATTTATGTCATATCGGTCATGGACGCACATTTGTTGCCTTCGATGTGGTCGTACGTTATCTGCGTTATCTCGGTTATGACGTGACCTTTGTGCGCAACATTACTGATGTCGATGACAAGATCATCAAGCGTGCAGCTGAAAATGCTGAAAGCTGCGATACATTAACTGAACGCCTGATTGCCGAAATGCACGCTGATTTTGATGCGCTGAAATTACAGCGTCCGGATATCGAACCGCGTGCGACTCAGCATATCGGCGAAATTATTACGCTGGTCAACTCATTACTTGAGCAGAACTATGCGTATGTTTCAGATAACGGTGATGTGCTGTTCTCCATTGACAGTTTCCCTGAATATGGCCGTTTGTCCGGTCAGGACATCGAACAACTGCAGGCCGGTGCACGAGTCAATGTAGAAGAAAGCAAACGTAATCCGATGGATTTTGTGTTGTGGAAGATGTCGAAACCTGGTGAACCAATGTGGGATTCACCATGGGGTGCAGGCCGCCCTGGTTGGCACATCGAATGTTCCGCGATGAACTCTAAACATCTGGGGCATCATTTCGACATTCATGGTGGTGGTTCCGATCTGCAATTCCCACATCATGAAAACGAAATCGCGCAGAGCTGCTGTGCGCATCATACGCCATATGTAAATACTTGGATGCACTCCGGCATGGTGATGGTCGATGAAGAGAAAATGTCTAAATCACTGGGCAATTTCTTCACTATCCGCGATGTGCTGAAAGTTTATGATGCCGAAACAGTGCGTTATTTCCTGATGTCCGGTCATTATCGCAGCCCGTTGAATTACTCTGATCTCAACCTGCAACAAGCACGTGCGTCGCTGGAACGTCTATACACCGCACTTCGTGGTGTCGAGGATGGTCAGGAGCAAGCAGTGCTATCAGCGCCGTTTGATGAACGTTTCAAAGCCGCAATGGATGATGACTTCAATACACCGGAAGCGTATTCCGTGTTGTTTGATTTAGCGCGTGATCTGAACCGTACCAAACAAGAGTCTACTGCTGATGCATCAGCTTTAGCAGCTTGCCTGCGTCGTCTTAGCGGTGTGTTAGGTCTTTTGCAACAACAACCGGAGCAATTCTTGCAATCTGGTGCTGCCGCCGTTGCGGATGATGTCGCGGAAATTGAACTGTTGATCAAAACCCGTAATGACGCGCGCGCCAGCAAAAACTGGGCGCTAGCCGATGAAGCGCGGAACAAATTAACCGAGATGGGTATCGTGCTGGAAGATGGTGCGCAAGGCACTACTTGGCGTCGTAAGAGCTAAAGCATTTCCTGCACTTGATAAAAAGGCTGGCCGAAACAAACAGGCCGGCCTTTTTTATTTAAAATCCAACATATGATAATGATTGACTAGAGTGCGGTATTCCGTACTTTCGCGGACTTTAGCTAAAGCTTTCTGATAATTGTTGATCACGCTATCGCTGGTGGAACGATTAAATGCAAAACAATCCGTCATTCGCTGCAAAACTAATTCTTTAGGGTAATCTACCGGGCTTAAACCCATTTGCTGTATGGTGGTATAAACCACGGGTTCATAAGCGGCAATCATGTCAATTTTTCCTGACTGCAACAGGCGAATCAGTTGCTCGGTATTTCGGGCTTTGACTAACCGACTTTTATTATAGGTTTTTGCAATAACAACATCTTCAGCAATATCCGCACGGATAACGCCAATAGTCAGATCATTAATGGCAGACGTAGAGGTTAGATCGAAATTGTCTTTTTTTCGTCGAAAGAGCGCCACACCCGCTGTGCTGATTGGGCAAACCCATTTAAACATATTTTCACGATCTGCCGTACGTGAAGTAGCAAACAACACACTGCCTGGTTCCGTTTGCGCGATATAATAGGCGCGCGCCCACGGTAAAAATTTGATTGGTTGTTGCGGTTCATTCAGCTGGCGCCAAATTAATTTCAGTAACTCAACCGAAAAACCAGCAGCTTTTTGCTGTTCATCTTCATAATTCACCGGTGGGTTTTGTTCACTAATAAAAGTTAATGGCATTGGCGCTGCGTTAGCCAGTGCGAAGAATGTATATGCGGGGAGCAGCCAGGATAATTTCAATTTGGTGTTCTCCGGAAAATATATTTTACAAAAAGACATAATACATCCCGTAAGGGATATAGTTGATAGTATCAGTAATAGCAAATAATCGCCTATTTACAAATAGTTAGTTAGCTATGGTGTATATAAAATGAAGATTTTGTTGATTGAAGATGATGCCTTGTTGCTGGGTGGGTTACAAAAAGCATTGGAACAACAGCAATATTGTTGTGATGTAGCAACAAGTATAAAAAAAGCGCAACAGCATACATTGGATGATTACGAGTTGATTATCCTCGATCTTGGGCTGCCAGATGGTGATGGATTAACGCTGTTAAAACAATGGCGCCAACAAGGCTGTAAGTTGCCGGTCTTAATTTTAACTGCTCGTGATTCGTTAGATGAGCGGGTAAAAGGTTTGGATCAAGGTGCTGATGATTATTTGATCAAACCATTTGCTTTAGCTGAGCTTTTGGCGCGAGTGCGTGCATTAATGCGACGTCGCTTTGAGAAAACAGAAAACTCACTGTTGTTTGGTTCATTGAAACTGGATATGACACATCATCAGGTTTGGCTAAATGAACAAGAATTGACACTCACACGAATGGAATATGCCATTCTGCGACGCTTGATGTTACATCCGGGCAAAACGGTACAGCGTGACCGCTTACAGCAAGATCTTTATGACTGGCATGATGATATTGGCTCCAATACGCTGGAAGTTTATATCCATCATCTGCGTCGCAAAATTGGTGCCGGCACAATTAAAACTATTCGGGGTGAGGGTTATCGACTTGAACAACAAGAAGAGTAGTTTATCCCAGAGATTGCTGATTAGTTTGGGCGCTATCATTTTCATTACTCAAACCATCACTATTGCCTGGTTATTGCACGAAGATAGAGAACTATTAGAACGTACATTACGTCGTCTGGGACAGCCAGAATCAACATTACATCTGTTACATGGTACCAACAGAGAGATGTTGGGGGCGTTGTTAGTACCAACAGCCATAGAGTTTTTACTCAGTTTAGTGGTTGCATGGTTCATGATTAATTGGATCGTCGCGCCATTAAATAAATTAACAGATCAACTGCAAGAACGTAGTGTGGAACAATGGCAACCCTTTGATGTGGGGGGGCGTAGTACCGAAGTTGAAGCCATTACTGGCGCACTAAATGGTTTAATGCAGAAACTTCAGCAGGCATTTCAGCGCGAACGCCAATTTACCGCTGATGTATCGCATGAACTCAGAACGCCGATTGCCGGAATTCGGCTAAATCTCGAGTTATTGGCATTACAACATCCGGCAGAAATTGATCCGCTTATTGCGCGTCTTGATGGTATGCAACATACCATCGAACAATTGCTGACTATGGCGCGTTTAGAGCAGCAAATGGTGATGGGGTTGCAAGCTCAGGTTGATTTGGTTCAAGAAGTTATCTTACCAGTGCAACATGAACTTACGGAGTTATTGCGGCCTCGTATGCAAACTATAACTTTGCATCTTCCTGATTCCATGATGGTTATTGGCGATAAGACCTTATTGCGCATGCTGATAAGAAATCTGGTTGAAAATAGCCACCGATATGCGGATCGTGGTTCGGCTGTGAGCATTCATTTATCAGAGGTAAACGGTTGTCCGCAATTGCGCGTTCAAGACGTTGGCGCGGGTGTTGATGATGCGGTTATTCTTTCATTAACCAATGCATTCCAACGTTTTGATCAACGAGGAAATGGGGTAGGGCTCGGGTTAAATATTGTTGCCAGAGTCTGCGCTTTGCATCAAGCCACGCTTCGTATTGAGAACCATCATGAACCACATGGTCTCATCGTTGAAATTACCTTCCCACCAATAAATAATCAGCAGTAAATAAAAAGGGCTGAAATTGTTCAGCCCTATAATTCATGTATCTACGCAGTTCAGCTGTGGTATTGCTCACAAGCTTGCAGTGTATTTTCAATGAGTGTGGCAACGGTCATCGGGCCAACACCACCAGGAACGGGAGTGATAAAGCTGGCGCGCTGTGCTGCTGTTGCATATTCCACATCGCCGACGAGTGTGCCGTTAGATAAACGGTTAATGCCGACATCTAATACGATCGCACCAGGCTTGATCCATTCACCAGGAATGAATTCTGATTTACCTACTGCAACCGCCAGGATATCCGCCTGACGCACAAACTGTTCTAAGCCTTTGGTAAAACGATGACAAGTTGTTGTTGTACAACCAGCCAGTAACAGCTCCAGCGTCATTGGGCGACCGACAATATTTGACGCACCGACGATAACTGCATGCATACCTTTTAATTCTACCCCGGTACTTTCAAGCAGGGTGATCATACCTTTAGGGGTGCAAGGACGCAGTGCAGGAATTCGCTGGGCTAAACGGCCCACATTGTAAGGATGGAATCCATCGACATCTTTATCGGGAACAATACGCTCGATCACTTGTGTTGAATCGAGGTGTGCCGGAAGTGGTAGTTGAACTAAAATACCATCTACCGCTGGATCAGCATTTAATGTATCGATCAGTGCAAGAAGTTCATCTTGCGTGGTCGTTGCCGGTAGATCGTAAGATCTGGAAATAAAGCCCACTTCTTCACAAGCACGGCGTTTACTGCCGACATAAACCTGTGACGCAGCATCTTCACCCACTAATACAACCGATAAACCGGGCACTCGTAAACCATTTGCCTTTCGTTCCGCGACGCGGGCAGCTACACGCTGACGCACAGACAGGGCAATCGCTTTTCCATCAATGATTTTTGCAGACATACCTTCCACTCACCTTGCTTTGCTGGGCGTATTGTCGCATTTTTTTTACAATAAGGTTAGTGCATAAACAAGTGCTTACCTTAGTCGTTTAATATCTGAACACTCGACTCTTTTTCATTAAAAAGAGTTTGACGATCAAGGGGAGAGTCTATAATATCCGCCTCCGTTGTCGGACGCCTACAACAGAACAACAGTCGGTGATTAGCGCAGCCCGGTAGCGCATCTGGTTTGGGACCAGAGGGTCAAAGGTTCGAATCCTTTATCACCGACCATTTCTTCCAGTGCGCCCTTAGCTCAGTTGGATAGAGCAACGGCCTTCTAAGCCGTGGGTCACAGGTTCGATTCCTGTAGGGCGTACCAACGATCAGTTGTTCGCTTTGAGTGGTAAGGCAACACAGTTCGATGGTGGCTATAGCTCAGTTGGTAGAGCCCCGGATTGTGATTCCGGTTGTCGTGGGTTCGAGCCCCATTAGCCACCCCATTTAAAGAATACAGCGCGGAAGTGGCGAAATTGGTAGACGCACCAGATTTAGGTTCTGGCGCCGCAAGGTGTGAGAGTTCGAGTCTCTCCTTCCGCACCATTCTTTAGATACAACAATAAACCAGCTTACGCTGGTTTTTTTGTGCCTGCAATTTAGCTTATCTCATATTGAGAGAGGTTAATTGTAATGAGTTCGCGTATTTCTAAACTAACCACGCTCTTATCTGACCTTTTGTTGCTTAACTGGGTCTGTAAATTCATCCCAGAAATGCCATAGCGTTAAGATTGGATGATACATCAGCATTCTTGGGCCGGAAAAACGCATGACATTACGGATCTTTTCCCGCATTTTAATTTGATAACAATGGATTGGGCATTTCGCACAGGTCGGTTTATCTGTTTTAAACCGGCATTTATCAATGCGATTCATCGCGTAATCAGTTAGTTGCTGACAATCAGAACAAAGCGCCTCACTGGCATGATGACATCGGCAGTAAATGCCAATCATTACTCGAATGGTTCTGCGTTCCCGATCAAGGCGGTTTTGTTTTCCTCGCATTTTATTAGTAGTCATGATCCTATCCATTTCTCGCAGAACAACCATTATTATGCCGTATCATCCTGTGTGTTAATACCTTGATACTTTCGTCGTGTTCAGCCCTGTTGTTGAAGAACATCATTACAGAACGTTTTCCACCTCCTGTATCTTTGGTTACAGAAAGAGATTCGCACTGTTTTTATGAGCACATGAAGGCTGAGGAACTGATTTCACTTTCTAAGTGGTGGGTTGTATTAAAATGAAAAAACCGGAGATATCTCCGGTTTAAATTTATTTCACGTTTCTAACTGTGCTGTTAGCTATTCTTACGACAACCAGAAATAAGATCTAACTCTGGTTTATAAGTGGATGTTGCTACACCAGTTAAACTCAGCAAACTATGTGACAGATAATCTTGCGATACTTGTTTACTTTGAGCTTCTTTACGCAAACATTCAGTATCTACCTGTCTTTCTTTCGCATAGGTATCAGATAACCACAGTAACCCAGGCACATGCGTTTGCTCTTCAGGTGCTAACGCGTATGGTGTGCCATGCAAATACAATCCTTTCTCACCCAACGATTCACCGTGATCTGACATATACAACATGCTGGTGTTGTATTCGCCGCTATTTGCTTTCAATAAAGCGATCACTTGCGACAACATGTAATCGGTATAGGCAATCGTATTGTCATAGGTGTTGACCAGTTCATCATGCGAGCAGTTTTGAATGTCACTCCGCTCACAATCAGGAGTAAAAATACGATGGGAAGCAGGATAACGCCGGTAATACGTCGGGCCATGGCTACCGATCAGATGTAACGCAATTAACGTGTCTTTTCCTTTCGCTTCAGCCAGTAAGCGTTTTAATTCTGGCAACATGACTTCGTCAAAGCAATAGGTACCATCACACAGTGGAGACTTCGTTTTAATATCGATATTCAGTGTCGGAACTCGTGCACAAACGCCTTTGCAACCACTGTCGTTGTCAATCCATTGAACATTCAATCCAGCACGGTGGATCACATCCAGCACGTTGTCCTGTGTTTCGGCTCGGCTTTCGTCATAGTTTTTTCGCCCCATAAACGAAAACATGCAAGGCACAGAGACAGCGGTTGCTGTGCCACAAGAAGAAACATGGCGGAATGAAATAATCCCTTCAGATGCGGTAAAAGGGTTTGTATCGCGTGAATAGCCGTTGTATTGATAGTTCATCGCCCGCGCAGTTTCACCTAACACCATCACGGTCATTTGCGGTTTTGTTACTGTAGACGGTAGCGCTTTCTTCGCATCCAATCCTAATTGTTGATAAACCAGCGGTGTTGTGAAATACGTTTCTTTTACGTATTTATAACCGCTCCATACGTATTGCGTTGGTACGATGTATTTTTGTAAAAATTTATTGTTTCGGCCGACAGCGGCGTAATCTTGGTAATAGAAGAAAGCAATGATCAGTAAACCGAGCAGGGACAGGCTGATGACAGCAAATTTGGTCAACACTTCTTTCAGTAAAGGGCGATAAATGATTTTTGCCCTTGCGATCAAATATGCGGGGATGATCCCAGTCAGCAGAAAGCAGATCATCAGCGAAGCGTTCAAATAACTTGAGGCTTCAGACATATTGGTTTGCGCGGAGTTTTTGATCATTCCATAGTCAAACACGGTGCCGTAGGTTAGCCCTGCATAAGCAACAAGTGACGACGTAAGAATTAAGGCGATAAATATAGGTTTACTAACGTATTTTATCGTAAATAGTGAAAACAGAATGTTTAATGCGAACAGAACAAACAAAGGAATTGAGGTAATAAAGCCTGTTTTCACATTCTCAATTAAATTCAGAACCTTCCATGATTCCCGAAAGAATGGATAATTCAAAATTAATGTAAAATAGCTCGCTAATAACAGCGTAAGGTACTGACTTTTAATTTGAAATCTCAATTTCACTCTGTGACCTGTTTAAGTATGCCTAATGATGCGTGACTATAGTGTAAACAACAAACCTTAACAGAGAATTAAGTCGGGATTTTGATTTTTAATCAGCAATAAATGTTGGTATTTGCCACGAGACTAAAGGATTGGACAATGTTGATGGGAAAAAATAAACCCTGGCAAAATACCAGGGCTTATCGGATGGTGTTCGATAATTAACCTTCGATTTCGATTAATACATCGCCTGGGTTAACTCGGTCACCTTTAGTAACATGAATGGTTTTTACGTTGCCTGCGATTGGCGCCAGAATTTCACTTTCCATCTTCATCGCTTCTGTGACCAGTAATGGTTGACCTGCTTTCACTTTGTCACCCACATTCACTAATACATCGACAATGTTACCTGGCATCGCGGTGCTGACATCACCTGGTGCTGCGGCTTGTTTACGTTTGCTGCTCGCACCTGAACCGACGTAAGCATTCAGTGGTTCAAACACAACTTCTTCTGGTAAACCATCGATCGACATGTAGAAATGACGTTTGTTGTCGCTCTTAATGCCGATACCGGTAATGTCGATATGATAGCTTTCACCATGCACATCAATCACAAATTCGGTCGGCATGCCTTCTTTAGCTACAGGTTGTTCTGCGGCGGTACCTGGAATTGGTAACAAGGCTTCTGGTGTCAGAGTGCCGGCATCGCGTTCGCTCAGGAATTTACGGCCAATATCCGGGAACATAGCATACGTCAGTACATCTTCTTCTGTTTTTGCCAGTGCGCCGATCTCTGTACGTAACTTAGCCAGTTCTGGTTTCAACAAATCTGCTGGACGAACATCGATCACTTCTTCATTACCAATTGCCTGATGCTGTAATGCCGCATTAACAGGTGCCGGTGATTTACCGTAGCGACCTTGCAGATAGAGTTTTACTTCATTGGTGATGGTTTTGTACCGTTCACCGGCTAATACGTTGAATACCGCCTGAGTACCGACGATCTGTGATGTTGGTGTTACCAATGGTGGATAACCCAGATCTTTACGTACTTTTGGGATCTCGCTGAAAACTTCGTTGATGCGATTCAATGCACCTTGTTCTTTCAGTTGGTTTGCCAGATTGGAAACCATGCCGCCCGGCACCTGATTGACCTGAACACGGGTGTCTACACCGGTGAAATCGCTTTCGTACTGATGGTATTTTTTACGTACTGCATGGAAATACATACCGATTTCTTGCAGTAATTCCAGATCTAAACCGGTGTCGTATTCAGTGCCACGCAGTGCTGCAACCATTGATTCAGTCGCAGGGTGGCTGGTGCCCCAAGCCATGCTGGAGATCGCGGTGTCGATGTTATCTGCGCCCGCTTCGATCGCTTTCAGCTGACACATAGTGGCAACGCCAGCGGTGTCGTGTGAATGAATGAAAATTGGCAGTGATACGGCAGCTTTCAGCGCTTTGACCAATTCACCCGTAGCAAACGGAGTCAACAAACCTGCCATATCTTTTATCGCGATAGAATCAACGCCCAAGGCGACTAATTCATGAGCCTGTGCGACGAAAGCTTCAGTGGTATGCACCGGGCTGGTGGTGTAGCAGATAGTGCCCTGAGCATGCTTACCGACCTTTTTAACGGCCTTGATTGCGGTTGCCAGATTACGCACATCATTCATGGCATCAAAAATACGGAATACGTCGATGCCATTTTCAGCGGCTTTCGCCACAAACGCTTCAACCACGTCATCGCTGTAATGGCGATAACCCAGCAGGTTTTGACCGCGCAGCAGCATCTGCAAACGGGTGTTTGGCAGAGCTTTACGCAGCTGGCGCAGACGTTCCCACGGGTCTTCTTTCAGGAAACGCACGCATGCATCAAACGTCGCACCACCCCAGACTTCCAGTGACCAGTAGCCGACTTGATCCAGTTTGCTACAGATTGGCAGCATGTCTTCAGTGCGCATGCGGGTTGCCAGCAAGGATTGATGGGCATCACGCAGGATGGTATCTGTAACCGTAATTTTCTTACTCATTTTCTACTCTTCCTCTTCCGGTTAACGGCCTGTCGACCGGTGTGAAATTCTTATAATCCAGCGTATGCCGCGATCGCGGTAGCAATGGCCAGTGCCAGCTGTTCTGGTTTGCGTTTTTCTGAATATTCCAGCAATTCAGGGTGGCTTTCGACAAAGCTGGTATTAAAACGCCCGGTTCTGAATTCAGGGTTGTGCAAAATTTGCTGATAATAAGGTGTAGTGGTTTTTACGCCATGTACCCGCATATCATCTAATGCACGCAAACCACGATCTAATGCTTCTTCCCAGGTCAGTGCCCAGACGATCAATTTCAGACACATCGAGTCGTAGTGGGGCGGAATCACATAACCGGTATAAATAGCTGTATCAGTACGAACCCCTGGGCCACCCGGTGCGTAATAGCGGGTGATCTTGCCGAAAGAGGGGAAAAAGTTATTTTTCGGATCTTCAGCATTAATACGGAACTGCAGAGCAAAACCTCGAAGTTGAATATCTTCCTGTTTCATCGACAGAGGTAAACCAGATGCAATGCGGATCTGTTCACGAACGATATCAATACCGGTGATTTCTTCGGTGATCGTGTGTTCTACCTGTACACGCGTGTTCATTTCCATGAAATAAACTTCGTCGTCCGCCAGCAAGAATTCAACGGTACCGGCATTTTCATAGCCTACCGCTTTGGCGGCACGCACTGACAACTCGCCGATATAAGCGCGCTGTTCCGGTGTCAGTTGCGGGCTTGGTGCAATTTCGATCAGTTTCTGGTTACGGCGCTGGATAGAACAGTCACGTTCGAACAGGTGTACGGTGTTGCCAAAGCTATCTGCCAGAATTTGTGCTTCGATATGTTTTGGATTAACAATGCATTTTTCCAAAAACACTTCTGCAGAACCAAAC comes from the uncultured Tolumonas sp. genome and includes:
- a CDS encoding acetyl-CoA carboxylase biotin carboxylase subunit produces the protein MIKKILIANRGEIAVRIVRACAEMGIRSVAVYSDADRHALHVKRADESYNLGQDPLAGYLSPQRLVSMAVETGCDALHPGYGFLSENAHFAELCEQHGIKFIGPSAEVIRRMGDKTEARRSMIAAGVPCTPGTEGNLTDLAEAIREADRIGYPVMLKATSGGGGRGIRRCNSREELEQAYPRVISEATKAFGSAEVFLEKCIVNPKHIEAQILADSFGNTVHLFERDCSIQRRNQKLIEIAPSPQLTPEQRAYIGELSVRAAKAVGYENAGTVEFLLADDEVYFMEMNTRVQVEHTITEEITGIDIVREQIRIASGLPLSMKQEDIQLRGFALQFRINAEDPKNNFFPSFGKITRYYAPGGPGVRTDTAIYTGYVIPPHYDSMCLKLIVWALTWEEALDRGLRALDDMRVHGVKTTTPYYQQILHNPEFRTGRFNTSFVESHPELLEYSEKRKPEQLALAIATAIAAYAGL